In the Dysidea avara chromosome 14, odDysAvar1.4, whole genome shotgun sequence genome, tcaccttatCCTGATTGTGACCTTGGAGAGAAATTCGTTGCTTTGCACACAATAATACTGTCTCAGCAATTGTTGGCAATACTTcagtattaaatttaaaattcttagagCTTTTATCAATTAACTGACTATCGATTCTTGATTCAGGATTAGCCCACCTTCTTGTAAATTCAAAGGCATGATCTACTGCTCTCAAATGATATGCATGTTTGGCATGCCTCTCCATCAACTCCttggatttgttgtaattcttgAAGGGCGTACACACAAATGCACCGAGATGTGTCTTTTCACTGTCAGTTAAAAACAAAATGCAGGGCAAACACCATCCTCCTTGACTATTCTCCAAACCATAACGTAACCATTTGTAATCTTGAAGCCATCGAGATTGAAAAGTTATCTGTTTTCTTTTCCTTCCTCCAGAAACAGTGAAGTAGACTGTGTCAAAATCAGTGCTCCTTAGATTGCTTTGTGATGAAGTAATCAATTCATATTTTTCATGATCTTTTATTATTCTTGATCTACTAATGGCCACTTGCAGAATATCACTAGATTCTGAGTTAGATACAAAGTTCACGTTAGGATAAGATGGCTCACCATTGCTATTAAATTCAACAGGATCACTATCATGGAAAGTTTCTGGTGCAACCTCACGGCAAAGCTCACCAGTTGATTGTTGAAGGCTCACTGTCAAATTATCTGGCCAGTTAGCTGCTTCAATGAAATCCGCATTAACTCTAATACTTTCAGTAGTGGAAGGGGTAGCCTCTGTCTCTTCATTTATGCCCTGAGATTGACATTCATTCCCATCACTGTCATTGTTGATACCACTTTCATTAGTGATTGTGACTGGAGTTTCACTTCCAGACTCAGTCTCATTGTCAATCAAACCTTCTTCCCCAACTTCACTGTCACTGTTACTTCCATCAGTAGTAAGGGTTTCACTTAGAGGATTCTGTCCTTGTTGGGCTATAACTTTTGATCTAAAATAATCTAAAATAGACCTGGACATCTGTACAAACTAGCACATGGCATCTACACTAACAGTGCACTTTATTTGAAGCAAAACCTTCAGGTGGACATTTATTATTATGGTTTTGTTCATTTACAGCTGCAGTTGTTAAATGGACATAATAGCACAGCTGCCAACAAGTTTTTAAACTATATGCTGTAGCTAGCTTTACAGTGTTTCTTCTAAACAGCTAGTACACTGTCTGAAattctagctagtagctacatacaattgttcttttcagtcaaaatcacttccagattcaatctaatTCTTTGGTGGATTCAGGGTGGAGGGAAGGGGGCTACGGTAAAACTTTTgttcttatacagtaactgttagctgctactgcttttcttagctgctactgctctaactacactacagtgtacagaTACAATTTATCCTAAAGGGACCCTTTTAGGATATTGTATCTGTACACTATAGTGTAGTTAgggcagtagcagtagcagccaacagttactgtataagaacAAAAGTTTTGAAACTAAGTAAAATTTGATCTAAATAGCATGTTTTGAAcacctaattttaaaaattttcctgggggggcatgcccccagacccccctagacagctcgtgcttcgcacttcgctaAGCGTGCTCCGCACGCTGTCTGCAGTCACCTCTCTcaccagtgtatagctacaccctTACTGCACATGTAAAGCTTGTGAACTAAGCCAGCCACCCCCTTTCATTTAttcctggatcagcccctgtaGCCCACTACAGTCAATAGactaacactgtcacatgtgtcactaacatagtcctgggtatcaactcttgtaaaggtcactgaattgtgtgaccttgagagttgatgtctggCTAGCTATACAATCGAACAATACGGTGTTGTAGTATACTGTATCTctcacagtgttcatgaaatAAGACTAAGGAGTTTAATCATGTAATACAGTTACTATCCTAAACTTGCTAATTCTTCAGGCTTGCGTGGTAATAGATCTTCTATTCCAGTTGTAGCTGTTAAATGCTTGCTAACAACTGAAGAGTGGGCTGTGGCGACAAAAAGTTTTATTCTCTTTGGGTCTAGCTCTACAAGCACCACAGGTTTAGATGGGTGCAACTGGCAGTATAGTGCATTATAACAAAGCTGACACAATGCAATTGGAGTATCTGATGTACTTACCCCTAACTGCTTCTCAAGCTCTGCAAATGCATGTTTGGTGAGTTTTTCTGTAAATGGCTCATTACATTTCAGGTTACTACACTTTCCAACAGGTGTTGGCATTTTAAATTTCTTCCACTTTGGTATGAAGTGGGGGTCGTTGTGTTGTCTTTGAGCTTCTATGAATTGGGACCTACATATGGAGCTGCTATCAATAGGGGGTGAGTCTAAGTGGAACAAGAGattcttttctttgatcccCAGTTGCCATATTGCATAATTCTCTTTTCCTTACTTCCACACAGAATACAGTTTTAGGGTGTTTCCTTGTTCAGAAGTATTGGTACTGTTCTAGACAACATCATCAGTGGAATTTGACGATCTATATATACCAACAGAGACCACAATTTTAAACAGCAATAATTCTCGGCATTGACAATTTTTTCTCTTTCAGAAGCACTTAGAACAAGGTACCTGTTTGAATTGTTAAGTTACCATCTATTAAGAATTTGTTTGATCAGGTTTTACAGGCTATCAGCTTTCTAACCTGTAAAGGTAAAAAGAACATGCATGCAGCTAAATTACATCACATATAATAAATCAATAAATAATATTCTCAAAAACTACAATGCCTCAGACTTGTACTAATCTGGGATAGATTtggcctgtgaatgaaggcacaaatgtGTAAGTACACAAGTTTGTGTGTGCTTGCTTACTGCATTACTGCACACGAATTAATCACTACAGACCTTGTAGTCAAATGTACGTAGTAGTTACTTGGGCTTTGTTGAAAATAACTAACTAGAACAGATCCATGACCAAGTTTTTCGTCTACCTGACATTACATTCAGGAACACTATATCTGACAATCATCCACAATttttagtagctacatacatgtgttAGAATCtataagtaataataattttttaatgtAAAGAATAGTAATGGAAACAACTAATGTAAATAAATAAGTTAATGTAGAAATGGTCCAGTTATAATGACATCTAGTCTATGGTCCTGTCCACAACGGTACCCTTGTTGGtattgacccattttttgaccCTTGTTGGTATATTTTGGGCCAAATCAAGGGTAATGGCTGTGGTATAATTATTAATCTTTGTCTGGAAGAGATTGGCCTTCTGATGCGGCACTCCATGCCAAAGAAAGCATTGTTGTTTAGGCCCAGTTCCTGCGTCATGTATTACACAGCAGTTATCATTCCCCATTACAGACTACATTATTGCGTCTAACCAATCTGACAGGATTTGCAAACTATGATCCAGTGATATGCCTGAAAGTAAGGACTTAATTccccatcaagctatgctgtaataccatctcttgtttcactactttttattccatagatccctacttcatttttaaattaacaatttaaaaaaaaatactatACAGACAATAGCAATATCGCGTATTGTATCGTTCTAAAACAATCATCACTTGTGATCAAAGATTCAGTTAATTTTATGATCTTATTTTGGTTAAAGTATTTGAAGTAATtgtaagtatttaaatacattaGGAAAATATTAAAATGCAATTTAATTACAGTTTCTaaactacaaatacaattactcCTTATAACTCATAGGGTAAATAGTTAATGTAGAAAATATCCAGTTATAATGACATCTAAACGATGGTCCTGACCACAGCGGTACCCTTGTTGGTATTGACCCATTGATACCTCATTTTGGGCCAGATCCAAGGTCATGGCTGTGGTGTAATTGTTAATCTTTGTTTGGAATAGATCGGCCTTTTAATGTGGCACTCCGTGCCAAAGAAAATGGTGTCTTCAGTACAGTTGAATCATGTACTACAAGGCAATTATTATTTCCAATTACAGAGAACATGATGGTATCTAGCCAATCTGATAGTATTTGTCTTCACTGCTTTCCCACAGGCTGCTTGTATACAATACTTCAGCAGTACTGTCAAGCACTACACTCATGCGAGTGCTTTCAAAGAGCATTTGCTTTCAAAGAGCGTTTTAGTTTCATCTACAGTCATGAAATTGTCTGTGCAGTTGACAGGATTCAGTATAGACACCATTTGCAAAAAAGTGTGAAGGCGTGTAGTACATTCCGTGCTTTCATGATGTAATCCGTGCACTACGGTGTAATCACGGAATTTTCAATATACAAAACTTTAAAagtgtttgtatgcatgtgccAAGTGCCACACCAAAGTACAAAGGAAAATAGGCATTTGTGTaatcattattaaattaaattatgtGACcttctcagcaaaaacccgacttgtttgcacaagcatgcgtattgagaaaatctaaatttaaaaataattcgtaaaattacgcatgctacaaagaaaactatgcaagtttttatgGGCCAGTACTTGAATAAGGAATagtcaaatcaattaaaactatataccatcttatacgCCTGGttatggagagttcgaaaatctttgtttcgtttttcTAGCTCCAGCGGTATGCGTGTCATGTGCGTTTGTTTGcaatgcggtaaacgtaaacaagattgtcatcgtttcttctaccaaactgccttcatatccatatgcgaaagtatctacagggctaatacaATAAAATGTACTGTAGAAAGGTGCAGAAATGGACGAGTGTTATCTTCAGAACAGGATCTGACTAAAATGTTTAAGTCAAAACCCATATAAAGGATTATCTGTAGTGACGTCACCATTGTAGATCCCTATTTGTATGATATTTACATAGCTATCTCTGGTTTTCCTGACTTACCTATCTCTTTCTTACACTGTataactactatacagtaaacaGTGCAGACTTGGGTCCAAATACATTGCATAGTATTTAATACAAATACTATAAATTTTTCAAATACAAATGCAATTGCAAATACTTTGGTCAGgacagtatttaaatacaaatactttccatagtatttaaatactttaatttCTCTAATTTAGTATCTATGCTGTACACTTACTCAACATTTGTATCGAATTGcaattaaatacaaatactaatGTAATTGAACCCAAGTctgtactatcgtactgtataatgaACTCCCATTGAATATTGTACATACAATTGTAAAGCCACGACATACTCTTGTACAAAGGAGCCACTTAACTTTACTTAGTTACCACTTCTTTGCAACTTGTAACTAACTCACTGCCCGCGTTCCCAGTGCATGCGCAAGCAAGCATACAACACCAGCTTGTTTATAATAAATGTTGTAAATAAATGTAATTTGTGAATAGTTAAATGTAATTAAATGTCAGTTAGGGCACCCAAAAAATGGGCCAACTGTCACTGGTTTTAAGTGCAGAAAATGCTTTCCAGCATCTTCTAAGGAGGACCTCACTAGGATGCTATAGGAGCCTAGTGAGTGCCCCACTGCCTCACTCCAGCCAGCACACTCAGTTCTTAAACAATTTGTAAAAAATTGTCTCATTTCCTGACTGAGGCTGTGGTATATTCCCCTAAAATAATGATAGTTTTATGTAAATATACAGGTAGATGTAAGTGCTAACTATAGAATCTATGGTGCTAATAGATAGTACATGACACATGGATTGGAAATAATGTACCTGTATAAAAGATGACATCACCATTGCAGATTCCTATTTGTACTATATTACCTATACTGTAACAAGGGTGGCTGTGtgcatttccaatccatgtttCATGTGTTATCTATGGTACCAACCTTTGTCTTTTTTCCCGCCCATTTGATGGGTCTACCCAAAAGGCCCGGTGTTTATGCTCAGTTGACACAGTCCTTTGGAAAAGGTCATCTAACCATTCATGTACTATGATGACCTTCTGCCTGTTAGTTACTGGTGCTGGTGCTACagtatacaaaattaatgacacACATTTCCTATACACTAGTATCTAAAAATAGTTTTTGCTATTGTTATAGTAGTGATGCATCATTATTGCTCTTTTTTACAGCAGTGGTTATAGTTACTGTTTCTTAGCTTTAGTGTAAAACTTCAAAACTAAAATACAAATATGTTATCTCAATCAGGAAGTCGCCATTActggcagtgaccagagccaCACAAGCAATAGCCAAAAGACAAAATATCTATATTTTATATTCGGAATGGCACATAATCATCTCGGGCTTCGCCCTCAGTGATTATCGttccattcctcaggtctctaaaataacGAAGATACCTGGATTTATGCAATAATTCAATTAGCTCTTAGTGTTTAAATAGGAAACCAATAATTTTAATACAAAATAGCTCATTATAACTAATAAGTTTTGATTAACTAAAGCAACACTGACAATAATGAAATATACCAGTTGACAATAGCCACTTGAGTGAATTAGGCACAGTAAGGAGGTGTAATATATCTGTCATCAACAATGATTACTACTTCGGTCAGATTCATTTTTGCAAGAATTAATACTATACTGGTGATTCCTGAATATAtgtgtgaaaaggggtcttccacacacatccaattctatgaacttggaagaccataacttcgTGTTCAAAAAAGATACAAGCCGGACATTTTCACCATCCATTAACCTATGATGGTGCACacaactgaccaaatttcaaagcaataACATAtcccaatctgaagttatgaattgtcaaagttagtaaattggatgtggaagaccccttttcgcaaatccagtcacatattgtgacACTTGAAGCCAGGCTGTGGGCTGCACTCTATTCAGGTTGTTCAGACTCTCAGTGTCAACCAATTGGCTATAGTAGATATTTAGGCTCATTTATAAATAATTACAGGCTTTGAAATATTTAATTtatggttatgcctaaccaatgctgccaagctgtcatgaaagaAAGATGAGTAGGTATCGATTACATGACATCAACTCTACTTGAAACTCTATTCTgagcatacaaacacacactttcagccggccttcggctggctgtgggcgtgcacctggtttaaaaatactGTACCCCCATATAGCCACTATCCAAAAAAATTCTCATCCTCTTCACTTCAGCAGTAAGACCCCATGCAACCCACAGTATGCCAGCCTCTACATCTTTCACAACAAAATGATTAGAGATCCAAGAAAATTGTACAATTCTAAATTCatagttcagctatagctaTCAATTCTTTTGCCACAACAATCAGATGCGTGCTCAGTAGCTCAGTACTGACATGTGGGGCATGAAGCTCGGCGTGAAGGCCGTGAAATCTGGAGGATTCGTCGCTGCGGCTGGTGACACACTAGGAACCACTTGGCCTTGTATAAGTCAGATCTCCATTTTCTGCTGGCCGCGACAAGGTAAATGACTGCATGCACACAGCGAATTGGCTGAATTGGCTTACATAGTACAAATGCATGTAGCTCATACTACAGTGACTTACAATTTTGCATAGTACCTGCTAAGCATtgtattatgtgactggatttgataaaaaccaggcttccacacacatccagttcttCAACTGTAAAATAAGCCATCAGTATGCTATttacctacaattttcacacaaattTTCATATCATTatgcaataacaggtcaaaatttcaaagtgatagcttacttctgcattgagttatggtcctttatAATCACAAATCTGAATGTGTGTGGATCGAAGCCTGCATGGTTTTGTCAATCCGGTCACATTGCAATGATTGTATTTCATTAGTGAAAAAATTGGTATATTGAGCTACATGTCCCTGGGTGACATGGATTCCCCAGATCTTTCTTTGCACTAGCTATTATTATGTGATTGGATTTCAGAATATCAGATCTTCATGTCACATGTGAAATGCATAAAAATCTATATTTTGATGTGTCATCATTAATGCACTTGTGTACCTGTTAAAGTATTTACAAAATTTGTTGTAATTCACACTGAAAAAACAAATGGGTGAAATCGACCTCACTGGGTCACTTTATCCAGGATTAATGGAA is a window encoding:
- the LOC136244420 gene encoding uncharacterized protein, encoding MKILPDDDIAAKKVMGQSNRGYYVVDGILYHGDAMMPSRKRIVVPTRLRDQVLSESHDVSFAGQFAAKKMYEKGLGRRHNLSLKSIPVGKPFDCIGMDFKEMDISSKAPAPVTNRQKVIIVHEWLDDLFQRTVSTEHKHRAFWVDPSNGREKRQRGIYHSLSQEMRQFFTNCLRTECAGWSEAVGHSLGSYSILVRSSLEDAGKHFLHLKPVTVGPFFGCPN